In one window of Gossypium arboreum isolate Shixiya-1 chromosome 4, ASM2569848v2, whole genome shotgun sequence DNA:
- the LOC108458177 gene encoding cytokinin riboside 5'-monophosphate phosphoribohydrolase LOG3 has product MEMESETQQSKFRRICVFCGSSQGKKGSYQDAAIELGRELVSRNIDLVYGGGSIGLMGLVSQAVHDGGRHVIGVIPKTLMPRELTGETVGEVKAVADMHQRKAEMAKHSDAFIALPGGYGTLEELLEVITWAQLGIHDKPVGLLNVDGYYNSLLSFIDKAVEEGFISPNARQIIVSAPTAKELVKKLEEYVPCHERVASKLSWEMEQLGYKTYDISR; this is encoded by the exons ATGGAGATGGAGAGTGAAACACAGCAGTCAAAATTTAGGAGGATTTGTGTGTTTTGTGGAAGTAGCCAAGGCAAGAAGGGTAGCTATCAGGATGCTGCTATTGAGCTTGGCAGAGAATTG GTATCAAGGAACATTGATCTGGTCTATGGAGGAGGTAGCATAGGTTTAATGGGTTTGGTTTCACAAGCTGTTCATGATGGTGGTCGCCATGTCATTGG AGTTATTCCCAAGACGCTCATGCCTCGAGAG TTAACTGGTGAAACAGTGGGGGAAGTGAAGGCTGTTGCAGATATGCATCAAAGGAAGGCAGAGATGGCTAAGCATTCAGATGCTTTTATTGCCTTACCAG GTGGTTATGGAACTCTTGAAGAACTACTTGAAGTCATTACCTGGGCTCAGCTTGGAATACATGATAAACCA GTTGGATTGCTGAATGTTGATGGATACTATAACTCATTGCTTTCGTTTATCGATAAAGCTGTGGAAGAGGGGTTTATCAGTCCAAATGCACGCCAAATCATTGTATCTGCACCCACAGCAAAAGAGCTAGTAAAGAAATTGGAG GAATATGTCCCCTGCCATGAAAGAGTTGCTTCGAAGTTGAGTTGGGAGATGGAGCAGCTTGGCTACAAAACATATGATATATCTAGGTAA